A single Bosea sp. PAMC 26642 DNA region contains:
- the ureG gene encoding urease accessory protein UreG: protein MTRSPHGPLRVGIGGPVGSGKTALMEVLCKRMRDTYDLCAITNDIYTKEDARLLTVAGALPQERIMGVETGGCPHTAIREDCSINLAAVEEMRGKFPNLDIILIESGGDNLAATFSPELADLTIYVIDVAAGEKIPRKGGPGITRSDLLVINKTDLAPHVGADLAVMDRDSRTMRGKRPFVFTNTRAGEGIDVVVDFIETAGGLRAAPAA from the coding sequence ATGACACGCTCTCCCCACGGCCCGCTCCGCGTCGGCATCGGCGGCCCCGTCGGCTCCGGCAAGACCGCGCTGATGGAGGTGCTCTGCAAGCGAATGCGCGACACATACGACCTCTGCGCCATCACCAACGACATCTACACCAAGGAGGATGCGCGCCTTCTGACGGTCGCCGGCGCGCTTCCGCAGGAGCGCATCATGGGCGTCGAGACCGGCGGCTGCCCGCACACGGCGATCCGCGAGGACTGCTCGATCAACCTCGCCGCCGTCGAGGAGATGCGCGGAAAATTCCCGAACCTCGACATCATCCTGATCGAATCCGGCGGCGACAACCTCGCCGCGACCTTCTCGCCGGAACTCGCGGATCTCACGATCTACGTCATCGACGTCGCGGCGGGCGAAAAGATCCCGCGTAAGGGCGGGCCCGGCATCACGCGCTCGGACCTGCTCGTCATCAACAAGACCGATCTCGCACCGCATGTAGGCGCGGATCTTGCAGTCATGGACCGGGATTCGCGCACCATGCGCGGCAAGCGGCCCTTCGTCTTCACCAACACCCGGGCGGGCGAGGGGATCGACGTGGTGGTGGACTTCATCGAGACTGCGGGCGGGCTCAGGGCGGCGCCGGCCGCGTGA
- a CDS encoding putative quinol monooxygenase: protein MSDPVIVIARTQVRAEARTLFIAAARDCISATRREHGCIAYDMHESVTQAGHFVFLQSWEQREHVDAHLRKPHRLAFAEIAGACVERPAVVEVIEPRSVDRL from the coding sequence ATGTCCGATCCGGTCATCGTCATCGCGCGAACCCAGGTTCGCGCCGAGGCCCGCACGCTTTTCATCGCCGCGGCGCGCGACTGCATCAGCGCGACCCGCAGGGAGCATGGCTGCATCGCCTACGACATGCATGAGAGCGTCACGCAGGCCGGGCATTTCGTATTCCTGCAGAGTTGGGAGCAGCGCGAGCATGTCGATGCGCATCTGCGCAAACCCCACCGCCTCGCCTTTGCCGAGATCGCGGGGGCTTGCGTCGAGCGCCCTGCGGTGGTCGAAGTGATCGAGCCGCGATCGGTCGATCGCCTCTGA
- a CDS encoding HupE/UreJ family protein, whose product MRTKTITGLVLALSGVAGPALAHTGVGAVHGLSAGLMHPLTGPDHLLAMVAVGLWAGLVGGRARVAYPLAFVAMMVVAGLWGMSGASLPGVEIGIAASVVILGLAIALKATPPLAAGTAACALFAIFHGYAHGAELPEGASSLAYALGFVLSTAALHGVGLALAGTLAARAPLVARVAGGGLVLAGVALLAG is encoded by the coding sequence ATGCGGACGAAGACGATCACGGGTCTGGTTCTGGCGCTTTCGGGCGTCGCCGGGCCGGCCTTGGCGCATACCGGCGTCGGTGCCGTGCACGGCCTCAGTGCGGGGTTGATGCACCCGCTGACGGGGCCCGATCATCTCCTCGCCATGGTCGCCGTCGGCCTCTGGGCCGGGCTGGTCGGGGGCAGGGCGCGCGTGGCCTACCCGCTCGCCTTCGTCGCCATGATGGTCGTCGCCGGCCTCTGGGGCATGTCGGGCGCCAGCCTTCCCGGCGTCGAGATCGGCATCGCCGCCTCTGTCGTCATCCTCGGCCTCGCCATCGCGCTGAAGGCCACGCCGCCGCTGGCAGCGGGCACGGCCGCCTGTGCCCTCTTCGCGATCTTCCACGGCTATGCCCATGGCGCGGAATTGCCCGAAGGCGCGAGCAGTCTCGCCTACGCGCTCGGCTTCGTGCTGTCGACGGCGGCTCTGCACGGCGTCGGCCTGGCACTGGCCGGCACGCTGGCGGCGCGAGCGCCGCTGGTCGCGCGCGTCGCTGGTGGCGGGCTGGTGCTGGCCGGCGTCGCGCTGCTGGCGGGCTGA
- a CDS encoding PIN domain-containing protein, with translation MIGLDANILLRVLLDDDPIQSPMARELLEKLTPARAGYINLVVLMEVVWTIRTRFKGKPEYLHAALESLLSGSPYVIQGRDEVIAALSLAKVGKYGFSDALIGFLNQRADCRATWTFDSGAPFEAGFRPAAL, from the coding sequence GTGATTGGCCTCGATGCGAACATTCTGCTGCGGGTCCTGCTTGACGACGACCCGATCCAATCTCCGATGGCCCGGGAGTTGCTTGAAAAATTGACGCCCGCAAGGGCCGGCTACATCAACCTTGTTGTGCTGATGGAGGTCGTTTGGACCATTCGGACTCGTTTCAAGGGAAAGCCGGAATATCTGCACGCGGCGCTTGAGAGCCTGTTGAGTGGATCGCCCTATGTCATTCAGGGCCGGGACGAAGTCATCGCGGCATTGTCTTTGGCGAAGGTGGGGAAATATGGATTTTCCGACGCGCTTATCGGCTTTTTGAATCAGCGGGCAGACTGCCGCGCGACTTGGACGTTCGATAGTGGGGCCCCCTTTGAGGCCGGCTTCAGACCAGCTGCACTGTAG
- a CDS encoding GSU2403 family nucleotidyltransferase fold protein yields the protein MQRIPVALPRPARFAVHKLILAQKRGAHELAKSRKDLAQAAALLTALRQAAPFALDDALDEARAMGRDGWARPIERSLSQIEALP from the coding sequence ATGCAGCGCATCCCGGTCGCGTTGCCACGTCCGGCGCGCTTTGCCGTTCACAAGCTCATTCTTGCCCAGAAGCGGGGCGCGCATGAACTCGCCAAGAGCCGCAAGGATCTGGCTCAGGCCGCTGCCTTGCTGACGGCTCTGCGTCAGGCTGCCCCGTTTGCGCTGGACGACGCGCTGGACGAAGCGCGTGCGATGGGGCGGGATGGCTGGGCCCGCCCGATCGAGCGCTCTCTCTCGCAGATCGAAGCCCTGCCCTGA
- a CDS encoding urease accessory protein UreF, with protein MSSPHLPLMVWLSPSFPVGAFAYSHGLEWAYEVGDLHDAPTLSDWLGALVEQGSLRNDLILFATAFRAAKAGDAAALGEAAELALALANSAERRLETVTQGNAFVVAGRAAWPCEAFAMLSAAWSQDVAYPVAVAVASAGHDIPLRPALEAYGLAFVANLVSASVRLGIIGQTDGQRITAGLVPALHGAAAGAEAASLDDLGSCTLRSDLASLRHETQYSRLFRS; from the coding sequence ATGTCGAGCCCGCATCTGCCGCTCATGGTCTGGCTGTCGCCGTCCTTCCCGGTTGGCGCCTTCGCCTATTCCCACGGGCTGGAATGGGCCTATGAGGTCGGCGATCTGCACGACGCCCCGACCCTTAGTGACTGGCTGGGCGCGCTCGTCGAGCAGGGCTCGCTGCGCAATGACCTGATCCTGTTCGCCACGGCCTTCCGTGCCGCAAAGGCAGGCGACGCGGCCGCGCTCGGGGAAGCGGCCGAACTGGCGCTCGCGCTCGCCAATTCCGCCGAGCGGCGGCTGGAGACCGTCACGCAGGGCAACGCTTTCGTCGTCGCCGGCCGCGCCGCCTGGCCCTGCGAGGCCTTCGCCATGTTGAGCGCGGCTTGGTCGCAGGACGTCGCCTATCCCGTCGCGGTGGCGGTCGCGAGCGCCGGCCACGACATCCCGCTGCGCCCGGCGCTGGAGGCGTATGGGCTCGCCTTCGTGGCCAACCTCGTCTCCGCGTCGGTCAGGCTCGGCATCATCGGCCAGACCGACGGGCAGCGGATCACGGCCGGATTGGTGCCGGCCTTGCATGGAGCGGCGGCAGGTGCGGAAGCCGCCTCACTCGACGATCTCGGAAGCTGCACTTTGCGCTCCGATCTCGCATCGCTCAGACACGAAACCCAGTATTCGAGGCTGTTCCGCTCATGA
- a CDS encoding FMN-dependent NADH-azoreductase, whose amino-acid sequence MKLLHLDSSILSENSVSREVSAAIVARLRQTDPGLDVTYRDLAADPVPHLSGAYLAAASGAPGMEDFRSEIATGAAIMDEFLAADIVVIGAPMYNFSIPTQLKAWIDRIAVAGKTFRYTEKGPEGLAGGKRLIVAISRGNNYSAGAPAAPNDFQQPYLRAVFSFLGVTDIEFITAEGIAFGPEQRKAALAGAREAAAVLKAPLAQAA is encoded by the coding sequence ATGAAACTGCTTCATCTCGATTCCAGCATCCTCTCTGAAAATTCGGTCAGCCGCGAGGTTTCGGCCGCGATCGTGGCGCGCCTGCGCCAGACCGATCCCGGCCTCGACGTGACCTATCGTGACCTCGCCGCCGATCCCGTTCCGCATCTCTCGGGCGCCTATCTGGCCGCCGCGTCCGGAGCGCCCGGCATGGAGGACTTTCGCAGCGAGATCGCAACCGGCGCCGCAATCATGGACGAGTTCCTCGCGGCCGATATCGTCGTGATCGGCGCGCCGATGTATAATTTCTCGATCCCGACGCAGCTCAAGGCCTGGATCGACCGTATCGCGGTTGCCGGCAAAACCTTCCGCTATACCGAGAAGGGTCCTGAAGGACTGGCAGGCGGGAAGCGTCTGATCGTCGCCATCTCGCGCGGCAACAATTATTCGGCCGGCGCACCCGCCGCTCCGAACGACTTCCAGCAGCCCTATCTGCGCGCCGTCTTCAGTTTCCTCGGCGTCACCGATATCGAATTCATAACGGCGGAGGGCATCGCCTTCGGGCCGGAGCAGCGCAAGGCGGCGCTGGCGGGCGCGCGCGAAGCGGCTGCCGTGCTGAAGGCACCGCTGGCGCAGGCTGCGTAA
- a CDS encoding CmpA/NrtA family ABC transporter substrate-binding protein, with protein sequence MTLHLRVGFMPLVDCALVVLAKDEGFAEQEGLSLELVREVSWSNLRDKLNVRLLDAAHMLGPAAIAATLGIGGVRAPMAVPIALNLDGSAITVSVRRYEEMARLADGDMADPAVSARALAAMVARRKASGLPPLTFAAVFGFSSHTYLLREWMAKGGIELGEDVRFEVVPPPQTVAALTSGRVDGFCAGAPWNAAAVSAGIGAMVLCGVDLRRDCPDKVLAWRADDAERRAEAVSRLNAAILRASDWACDPANIPGFARHLSAPDRLALPVDILEPVLRFSLLQGAGRPPRQVERFIRFDRAALRPDPSHADWILAGMAHAGQTVRTPEMSELGRAIYRPALFEGSSG encoded by the coding sequence ATGACCCTGCATCTCCGCGTCGGCTTCATGCCGCTGGTCGATTGCGCGCTGGTCGTTCTTGCGAAGGACGAGGGTTTCGCCGAGCAGGAAGGGCTCAGCCTCGAACTGGTGCGTGAGGTCTCCTGGTCGAACCTGCGCGACAAGCTCAATGTCCGCCTGCTCGATGCAGCCCATATGCTGGGGCCTGCCGCGATCGCCGCCACGCTGGGCATCGGCGGCGTCAGGGCGCCGATGGCCGTGCCGATCGCGCTCAATCTCGACGGCAGCGCGATCACCGTCTCGGTGCGCCGATACGAGGAAATGGCGCGGCTGGCCGATGGCGACATGGCCGACCCGGCTGTCTCGGCGAGGGCTTTGGCCGCCATGGTCGCGCGCCGCAAGGCGTCGGGCCTGCCGCCTTTGACCTTCGCGGCGGTGTTCGGCTTTTCCAGCCACACCTATCTGCTCCGCGAATGGATGGCCAAGGGCGGGATCGAGCTCGGCGAGGATGTGCGTTTTGAGGTCGTGCCGCCGCCACAGACGGTGGCGGCGCTGACCAGCGGCCGGGTCGATGGCTTCTGCGCCGGCGCGCCCTGGAACGCGGCGGCGGTGTCGGCAGGCATTGGCGCGATGGTGCTATGCGGCGTCGATCTGCGCCGGGATTGTCCCGACAAGGTGCTGGCCTGGCGCGCCGACGATGCCGAGCGGCGGGCCGAAGCGGTCTCCAGGCTCAACGCCGCGATTCTGCGCGCCAGCGACTGGGCCTGCGACCCGGCGAATATCCCGGGCTTCGCCCGGCATCTCTCGGCGCCCGACAGGCTGGCGCTGCCGGTCGACATCCTCGAGCCGGTGCTGCGCTTCAGTCTCCTTCAGGGGGCGGGCCGCCCGCCTCGTCAGGTCGAGCGCTTCATCCGCTTCGACCGGGCTGCGCTGCGACCCGATCCGAGCCATGCCGATTGGATCTTGGCCGGCATGGCGCACGCCGGCCAGACCGTCCGCACGCCGGAGATGAGCGAACTCGGCAGGGCGATCTATCGGCCTGCCTTGTTTGAAGGCAGCAGCGGCTGA
- the ureC gene encoding urease subunit alpha, with amino-acid sequence MPFPYPRNAYAAMFGPTTGDTVRLGDTELLIKVERDFTTYGEEVKFGGGKVIRDGMGQSQVRNADGAVDTVITNALILDHWGIVKADIGIRAGRICAIGKAGNPDIQAGFGNFDPAETIIVGPGTEVIAAEGKIITAGGFDSHIHYICPQQIEDALMSGLTTMLGGGTGPAHGTLATTCTPGPWHLGQMIKAADAFPMNLAFAGKGNAALPGALVEMVEAGACALKLHEDWGTTPAAIDNCLSVADDYDIQVMIHTDTLNESGFVEDTIAAFKGRTIHAFHTEGAGGGHAPDIMKVAGLSNVLPSSTNPTRPFTVNTLDEHLDMLMVCHHLSPTIPEDLAFAESRIRKETIAAEDILHDLGALSMMSSDSQAMGRIGEVITRTWQTAHKMKVQRGALAEDIGTGADNFRAKRYVAKYTINPAISHGISRHIGSVEVGKLADLVMWSPAFFATKPDLIIKGGMIAAAPMGDPNASIPTPQPVHYRPMFGAFGKAVTSTSLVFVSQAAMANGLRNRLGTEKEMVAVENTRGGISKKSMIHNDATPDIQIDPETYAVVADGELLVCEPARELPLAQRYFLF; translated from the coding sequence ATGCCCTTCCCTTACCCCCGCAATGCCTATGCCGCGATGTTCGGCCCCACTACCGGCGACACGGTGCGGCTCGGCGACACCGAGCTTCTCATCAAGGTCGAGCGGGATTTCACCACCTATGGCGAGGAGGTGAAGTTCGGCGGCGGCAAGGTCATCCGCGACGGCATGGGCCAGAGCCAGGTCAGGAACGCCGACGGCGCGGTCGACACCGTCATCACCAACGCGCTGATCCTCGACCATTGGGGCATCGTCAAGGCCGATATCGGCATCCGCGCGGGCCGCATCTGCGCCATCGGCAAGGCCGGCAACCCCGACATCCAGGCCGGCTTCGGCAATTTCGACCCCGCCGAGACCATCATCGTCGGCCCCGGCACCGAGGTCATCGCGGCTGAGGGCAAGATCATCACGGCCGGTGGTTTCGACAGCCACATCCATTACATCTGTCCGCAGCAGATCGAGGACGCGCTGATGAGCGGGCTGACCACCATGCTCGGCGGCGGCACCGGCCCCGCCCATGGTACGCTGGCGACGACCTGCACGCCGGGTCCCTGGCATCTCGGCCAGATGATCAAGGCCGCCGACGCCTTCCCGATGAACCTCGCCTTCGCCGGCAAGGGCAATGCCGCGCTGCCTGGCGCGCTGGTCGAGATGGTCGAGGCCGGCGCCTGCGCGCTCAAGCTGCACGAGGATTGGGGCACGACTCCCGCTGCGATCGACAACTGCCTATCGGTTGCGGACGATTACGATATCCAGGTGATGATCCACACGGATACGCTGAACGAGAGCGGGTTCGTCGAGGACACGATCGCGGCGTTCAAAGGCCGGACTATCCACGCCTTCCACACCGAAGGCGCCGGCGGCGGCCATGCGCCCGATATCATGAAGGTCGCAGGGCTCTCCAATGTGCTGCCTTCATCGACCAATCCGACGCGGCCCTTCACGGTCAATACGCTGGACGAACATCTCGACATGCTGATGGTCTGCCATCATCTGTCGCCCACGATCCCCGAGGATCTCGCCTTCGCCGAGAGCCGCATCCGCAAGGAAACGATCGCGGCCGAGGACATCCTGCACGATCTCGGCGCGCTCTCGATGATGTCGTCCGACAGCCAGGCGATGGGCCGCATCGGCGAGGTCATCACCCGCACCTGGCAGACCGCCCACAAGATGAAGGTGCAGCGCGGCGCTCTCGCAGAGGACATCGGTACCGGCGCCGACAATTTCCGCGCAAAACGCTATGTCGCGAAATACACGATCAACCCGGCGATCTCGCATGGCATCTCCCGCCATATCGGGTCGGTCGAGGTGGGGAAGCTCGCCGACCTTGTGATGTGGTCGCCAGCGTTCTTCGCGACCAAGCCGGATCTGATCATCAAGGGCGGCATGATCGCGGCCGCCCCGATGGGCGACCCCAACGCCTCGATCCCGACGCCGCAGCCGGTGCATTACCGCCCTATGTTCGGCGCCTTCGGCAAGGCCGTGACCTCGACATCGCTGGTCTTCGTCTCGCAGGCGGCGATGGCGAACGGCCTGCGCAACCGGCTGGGCACGGAAAAGGAGATGGTCGCGGTCGAGAACACGCGCGGCGGCATCTCCAAGAAGAGCATGATCCACAACGACGCCACGCCCGACATCCAGATCGACCCTGAGACCTATGCGGTGGTGGCCGACGGCGAATTGCTGGTCTGCGAACCGGCGCGGGAATTGCCGCTGGCGCAGAGGTATTTCCTGTTCTGA
- a CDS encoding ANTAR domain-containing response regulator: MRSDLKILIVDANPVRAAIIDEGLREAGFTDLVRIGATNGLVAAIETHDPDVVVIDLEDPSRDALADMFLVSRHVKRPITMFVDQSDSASIEAAVEAGVSAYIVDGLKKERMQPILQTCISRFNAFRRLREELDEARSQLEERKLVDRAKGIIMRMKSLSEEEAYALLRRSAMNEKRKLVDIARSIITAFEVLK; encoded by the coding sequence ATGAGGTCGGACCTGAAAATCCTGATCGTCGATGCCAACCCGGTGCGCGCGGCCATCATCGACGAGGGCCTGCGCGAGGCCGGCTTCACCGATCTCGTGCGCATCGGCGCCACCAACGGGCTCGTCGCCGCGATCGAGACGCATGACCCCGACGTCGTCGTGATCGACCTCGAAGATCCCAGCCGCGATGCGCTGGCCGACATGTTCCTGGTCAGCCGCCATGTGAAGCGGCCGATCACCATGTTCGTCGACCAGTCGGACTCCGCCTCGATCGAGGCCGCCGTCGAGGCCGGGGTCTCGGCCTACATCGTCGATGGGCTGAAGAAGGAGCGTATGCAGCCGATCCTGCAGACCTGCATCAGCCGCTTCAACGCCTTCCGCAGGCTGCGCGAGGAACTCGACGAGGCCCGCTCCCAGCTTGAGGAGCGCAAGCTCGTCGATCGCGCCAAGGGCATCATCATGCGGATGAAATCGCTCTCCGAGGAGGAGGCCTATGCTCTGCTGCGCCGCAGCGCCATGAACGAGAAGCGCAAGCTCGTCGATATCGCCCGCTCCATCATCACGGCTTTCGAGGTGCTGAAATGA
- a CDS encoding urease subunit gamma gives MNLTPREKDKLLVAMAAMVARRRLERGVKLNYPEAVALITDFVVEGARDGRSVADLMEAGAHVVGADQVMDGIAALIHDVQVEATFPDGTKLVTVHEPIRGAADAMRPGEVTTLPGDLIMNEGRESLSLTVANTGDRPIQIGSHYHFYEANPALAFERDKARGFRLDIPAGTAVRFEPGQTREVRLVALAGKREVYGFRQEVMGKL, from the coding sequence ATGAATCTGACGCCGCGCGAAAAGGACAAGCTGCTCGTCGCCATGGCTGCCATGGTGGCGCGGCGCAGACTCGAGCGCGGCGTCAAGCTGAACTATCCGGAAGCCGTCGCGCTGATCACCGACTTCGTCGTCGAGGGTGCGCGCGACGGCAGGTCCGTCGCCGACCTGATGGAGGCCGGCGCCCATGTCGTCGGTGCCGATCAGGTGATGGACGGCATCGCTGCGCTGATCCACGACGTTCAGGTCGAGGCGACCTTTCCCGACGGCACGAAACTCGTCACCGTGCACGAGCCGATCCGTGGCGCCGCCGATGCGATGAGGCCCGGCGAGGTCACGACGCTGCCCGGCGACCTGATCATGAACGAGGGCCGCGAAAGCCTGAGCCTGACCGTCGCCAACACCGGCGACCGGCCGATCCAGATCGGCTCGCATTACCATTTCTACGAAGCCAATCCGGCGCTCGCCTTCGAGCGCGACAAGGCGCGCGGCTTCCGCCTCGACATACCCGCCGGAACGGCCGTGCGCTTCGAGCCCGGCCAGACCCGGGAGGTGCGCCTGGTAGCGCTGGCGGGCAAGCGCGAGGTCTATGGCTTCCGCCAGGAGGTGATGGGAAAGCTGTAA
- a CDS encoding winged helix-turn-helix transcriptional regulator, whose amino-acid sequence MEQRHIHVTEDCRSVAPVLARVGDKWSVLIVRLLGNGPRRFNDIKRQVDGISQRMLTLTLRGLERDGLVSRTVFPTIPPRVDYELTDLGRSLWEPVHALGLWAFEHRGEIRKSQEIFDRRAAALVREADKIRLPEGMGR is encoded by the coding sequence TTGGAACAGAGGCACATCCATGTGACCGAGGACTGCCGTTCGGTGGCGCCGGTTCTCGCCCGCGTCGGCGACAAATGGAGCGTCCTGATCGTGCGCCTGCTCGGCAACGGGCCGCGTCGCTTCAACGACATCAAGCGCCAGGTCGACGGCATCTCGCAGCGGATGCTGACCCTGACCCTGCGGGGTCTGGAGCGCGACGGCCTTGTCAGCCGCACCGTCTTCCCGACGATTCCGCCGCGCGTCGATTACGAACTCACCGATCTTGGCCGCTCGCTTTGGGAGCCGGTCCATGCGCTCGGCCTCTGGGCGTTCGAACATCGCGGCGAAATCCGCAAGTCGCAGGAGATTTTCGATCGGCGCGCTGCCGCGCTCGTCCGGGAGGCCGACAAGATCAGGTTGCCTGAAGGAATGGGCCGCTAA
- a CDS encoding AbrB/MazE/SpoVT family DNA-binding domain-containing protein: MASYEVKISSKGQLTLPVELRREWKLEEGDAVEFYHTHDGRVCLRPRNLPASAIFGLLAHLTPDPAYESDDDAIGAQIVADDEATKSKRRKPRAA, encoded by the coding sequence ATGGCGAGCTACGAGGTCAAGATCAGCTCTAAGGGCCAGTTGACGCTGCCCGTCGAATTGAGACGGGAGTGGAAGTTGGAAGAGGGCGATGCCGTTGAATTTTATCACACACACGATGGAAGAGTTTGTCTCAGGCCCCGCAACTTGCCGGCGTCGGCGATCTTCGGGTTGCTGGCGCATTTGACCCCGGATCCGGCCTATGAAAGCGACGACGACGCGATCGGCGCCCAGATCGTGGCGGATGACGAGGCAACCAAGTCGAAGCGCCGAAAGCCCCGTGCGGCGTGA
- a CDS encoding urease accessory protein UreE codes for MLRATSVVRKAAVKADRVVETLTLDHEDRTRRRLALKGDGGLDILLDLDKPTGLNDGDAVRLEDGRLVLVRAAPQSLLEIRADNPLRLMRLAWHIGNRHTPAEITADALYIENDHVLAEMVRGQGCAMSAVMRPFQPERGAYDHGHDHAGHDHAGHDHSGHDHAHEAACGCGHDHGHHDHAKHDHAKHDHDHGHKHDHEHAHGHAHGHKSHVHDH; via the coding sequence ATGCTGCGTGCCACCTCCGTCGTTCGCAAGGCTGCGGTCAAGGCCGACCGCGTCGTCGAGACGCTGACGCTCGATCATGAGGACCGCACCCGCCGCCGCCTCGCCTTGAAAGGCGATGGTGGGCTCGACATTCTGCTCGATCTCGACAAGCCGACCGGCCTCAACGACGGCGACGCCGTCAGGCTCGAGGATGGCCGCCTCGTGCTCGTCAGGGCAGCGCCGCAGAGCCTGCTCGAAATTCGGGCTGATAACCCGCTGCGGCTGATGCGTCTGGCCTGGCATATCGGCAACCGCCACACCCCCGCCGAGATCACGGCGGACGCGCTCTACATCGAGAACGACCATGTGCTGGCGGAGATGGTCCGCGGCCAGGGCTGCGCCATGAGCGCGGTTATGCGCCCGTTCCAGCCCGAGCGCGGCGCCTACGACCATGGGCATGATCATGCCGGTCACGACCACGCGGGCCATGACCATTCCGGTCACGACCATGCCCATGAAGCCGCCTGCGGCTGCGGGCATGACCATGGTCACCACGACCATGCCAAACATGATCACGCCAAGCACGACCATGACCACGGTCACAAGCACGATCATGAACATGCACACGGCCACGCTCATGGTCACAAGAGCCACGTCCACGATCATTGA
- a CDS encoding CmpA/NrtA family ABC transporter substrate-binding protein, which translates to MTQTIETKAKSSGTSRRRLLQLSGTAALLSAARLALPSGAFAQSAGPEVKGTRLGYIALTDAAPLIIAKEKGFYAKHGVPDMDIAKQASWGATRDNMALGFKSNGIDGGHILRPKTHLYTTGKVMQNSQPLPMYTLLNLNEDGQAISVSNEYKDLNVQKDSSPLKQAFERKKAAGKELTAAMTFPGGTHDLWIRYWLAAGGIDPDTDIKVITVPPPQMVANMKVGTMDCFCVGEPWNEQLVNQNIGYTALTTGELWSRHPEKILGMRADFVDANPKATQAILMAVMEAQIWADKMENRQELSEIVGRRQWFNVPVTDINKRLQGDINYGNGREVKGTNLQMKFWSEGGSSSYPWKSLDTWFVTENIRWGKFEPTIDIKALVDKTNRADLWREAAKTLGVAGAPTGDSRGVETFFDGVKFDPAAPMDYLKALKIKRVA; encoded by the coding sequence ATGACGCAGACAATCGAGACCAAGGCCAAGTCCTCCGGCACGAGCCGCCGTCGCCTCCTGCAGCTGTCGGGGACCGCCGCCCTGCTGAGTGCTGCCCGGCTCGCCTTGCCGTCGGGAGCGTTCGCGCAGAGCGCCGGGCCCGAGGTCAAGGGCACGCGCCTCGGCTACATCGCGCTGACGGACGCCGCTCCTCTGATCATCGCCAAGGAGAAGGGCTTTTATGCCAAGCATGGCGTGCCCGACATGGACATCGCCAAGCAGGCCTCCTGGGGTGCGACGCGCGACAACATGGCGCTCGGCTTCAAATCCAACGGCATCGATGGCGGCCACATCCTGCGTCCGAAGACGCATCTCTACACCACCGGCAAGGTGATGCAGAACAGCCAGCCGCTGCCGATGTACACCCTGCTCAACCTCAACGAGGACGGGCAGGCGATCTCGGTCTCCAACGAATACAAGGACCTCAACGTCCAGAAGGATTCCTCGCCGCTGAAGCAGGCCTTTGAGCGCAAGAAGGCGGCCGGCAAGGAACTCACCGCCGCGATGACCTTCCCGGGCGGCACCCACGACCTCTGGATCCGCTACTGGCTCGCTGCCGGCGGCATCGACCCCGATACCGACATCAAGGTCATCACCGTGCCGCCGCCGCAGATGGTGGCGAACATGAAGGTCGGCACGATGGACTGCTTCTGCGTCGGCGAGCCCTGGAACGAGCAGCTCGTCAACCAGAACATCGGCTATACGGCGCTGACGACGGGAGAGCTCTGGTCCCGCCATCCCGAAAAGATACTCGGAATGCGAGCCGACTTCGTCGATGCGAACCCGAAGGCGACGCAGGCCATCCTGATGGCGGTGATGGAGGCCCAGATCTGGGCCGACAAGATGGAAAACAGGCAGGAACTGTCGGAGATCGTCGGCCGGAGGCAGTGGTTCAACGTGCCGGTCACCGACATCAACAAGCGCCTGCAGGGCGATATCAACTACGGTAACGGCCGCGAGGTGAAGGGCACCAATCTCCAGATGAAGTTCTGGAGCGAGGGCGGTTCCTCATCCTATCCCTGGAAGAGCCTCGACACCTGGTTCGTCACCGAGAATATCCGCTGGGGCAAGTTCGAGCCGACGATCGACATCAAGGCGCTGGTCGACAAGACCAACCGCGCCGATCTCTGGCGTGAGGCGGCCAAGACGCTCGGCGTGGCCGGCGCTCCGACCGGTGATTCGCGCGGCGTCGAGACCTTCTTCGACGGCGTGAAGTTCGATCCGGCGGCGCCGATGGACTACCTGAAGGCCCTCAAGATCAAGCGGGTCGCCTGA